From a region of the Rathayibacter sp. VKM Ac-2804 genome:
- a CDS encoding helix-turn-helix transcriptional regulator translates to MPRTVDGERLVALFTSLVEPLARALPTSTEVVLHDLSLVPNSIVAIHGDVTGRRIGDPPTDVLLEQAARGFDDYNLNYESTLPNGNRMRSSTLIIRDIAGHPVAALCVHTDISAWLSIQSLVTQMVAGSGAPAAVPDRGETFVKDVDELAALLVSQAIAAAGVPVSAMKKKHKVGVVLELKHRGFFMLRDAVDMISESLAVTRFTIYNYLNEIAAEEPVVSD, encoded by the coding sequence GTGCCGAGGACGGTCGACGGCGAGCGCCTGGTCGCGCTCTTCACCTCGCTCGTCGAGCCGCTCGCGCGGGCGCTGCCGACCTCGACCGAGGTGGTGCTGCACGATCTCAGCCTGGTGCCGAACTCGATCGTCGCCATCCACGGCGACGTCACCGGCCGCCGTATCGGCGATCCGCCGACCGACGTGCTGCTCGAGCAGGCCGCCCGCGGCTTCGACGACTACAACCTCAACTACGAGTCGACGCTGCCCAACGGCAACCGCATGCGCTCCTCGACGCTGATCATCCGCGACATCGCCGGCCACCCGGTCGCCGCGCTGTGCGTGCACACCGACATCTCGGCCTGGCTGTCCATCCAGTCGCTCGTGACGCAGATGGTGGCCGGATCAGGAGCGCCCGCCGCGGTGCCCGACCGCGGCGAGACCTTCGTGAAGGACGTGGACGAGCTGGCCGCGCTGCTGGTCAGCCAGGCGATCGCGGCCGCCGGGGTGCCGGTCTCCGCGATGAAGAAGAAGCACAAGGTCGGTGTCGTGCTCGAGCTGAAGCACCGCGGCTTCTTCATGCTCCGCGACGCGGTCGACATGATCTCCGAGTCGCTCGCGGTGACCCGGTTCACGATCTACAACTACCTCAACGAGATCGCGGCGGAGGAGCCGGTCGTCTCCGACTGA
- a CDS encoding NAD(P)-dependent oxidoreductase, whose protein sequence is MKISLLGTGRMGHELAVHLLADGHELTVWNRTPAGADRIVAAGAARADDPRSAIEGADVVMTVLFGPDTVREVVTAADLPIPAEAVWLDVTTVAPADADEFQAWADARGTRYVHSPVVGTLAPARAGTLGVLVGGAEADVEHVLPLVRLWSDPERIRVTGSAAKAAVGKLIANLAIAVSLQGLVESFRLGRANGVDAEEVLAMLDKTGLGFMAGMKGPMILADGFADTQFSADLLAKDSRLMLHSSPDPLPAVTAMLETLTRVQREGDGDSDIAVVVRAELS, encoded by the coding sequence ATGAAGATCTCCCTGCTCGGAACCGGCCGCATGGGCCACGAGCTCGCCGTCCATCTGCTGGCCGACGGCCACGAGCTCACCGTCTGGAACCGCACCCCCGCCGGCGCCGACCGCATCGTCGCCGCCGGCGCCGCGCGGGCCGACGACCCCCGATCCGCCATCGAGGGCGCCGACGTCGTGATGACCGTGCTCTTCGGTCCCGACACCGTGCGCGAGGTCGTGACCGCCGCGGATCTGCCGATCCCCGCCGAGGCGGTGTGGCTCGACGTCACGACCGTCGCCCCTGCCGACGCCGACGAGTTCCAGGCCTGGGCCGACGCCCGCGGCACCCGCTACGTGCACAGCCCGGTCGTCGGCACCCTCGCCCCCGCCCGCGCGGGCACCCTCGGCGTGCTGGTCGGCGGCGCGGAGGCGGACGTCGAGCACGTCCTGCCGCTGGTGCGGCTCTGGAGCGATCCCGAGCGGATCCGCGTGACCGGCTCGGCGGCCAAGGCGGCGGTCGGCAAGCTGATCGCCAACCTCGCCATCGCCGTCAGCCTGCAGGGGCTCGTCGAGTCGTTCCGGCTCGGGCGTGCGAACGGGGTCGACGCCGAGGAGGTGCTCGCCATGCTGGACAAGACCGGTCTCGGCTTCATGGCCGGGATGAAGGGGCCGATGATCCTCGCCGACGGATTCGCCGACACCCAGTTCTCGGCGGACCTGCTCGCCAAGGACTCACGGCTGATGCTGCACTCGTCGCCGGACCCGCTGCCCGCGGTGACCGCGATGCTGGAGACGCTGACCCGGGTGCAGCGCGAGGGCGACGGCGACAGCGACATCGCGGTGGTCGTCCGCGCCGAGCTCTCCTAG
- a CDS encoding FAD-dependent oxidoreductase: MSRTRSRIAVIGAGVVGLSVAAELGRRGHEVVVLEAGTVGSGTSSTSYAWINSNGKSPREYYDLNLRGLALMHEQGGGSDWFVGSGHLEWPVDAAHARDLETRVARLESYGYPVEWLDSAEARRRAPGLRMPDDQRVAFFPSEGYVHPALLLVELFRRCGRAGVEVRERTPVAAIEPQGEGAIVRTTDGASLEVDTVVSCVGRWTEQLTGMLGSPVPMVSTAEVGGAGVGYLAVTTPVPVDFAPLLSHTGLNVRPAGGGRFLLQSTVLDADADSARRYGLDSEVATTLRDRFRALFRHAGGAEIESFVVGQRAMPADGWPAVGRLAPDSPLYVVATHSGVTLSLALGDWVAREIDGEEQEALRTFRPARLLDPAARFAAPVPRLPGQQ, translated from the coding sequence ATGAGCCGCACCCGCAGCAGGATCGCCGTCATCGGAGCCGGAGTGGTCGGCCTGTCGGTCGCCGCCGAGCTCGGCCGCCGCGGGCACGAGGTCGTCGTGCTCGAGGCGGGCACCGTCGGCTCGGGGACGTCGAGCACGTCCTACGCCTGGATCAACTCGAACGGCAAGTCGCCGCGCGAGTACTACGACCTCAATCTGCGCGGTCTCGCGCTGATGCACGAGCAGGGCGGCGGCTCCGACTGGTTCGTCGGCTCCGGGCACCTGGAGTGGCCCGTCGACGCGGCGCACGCCCGCGACCTCGAGACGCGCGTGGCGCGCCTGGAGAGCTACGGCTACCCGGTCGAGTGGCTCGACTCCGCCGAGGCCCGCCGCCGCGCGCCCGGACTGCGGATGCCCGACGACCAGCGGGTCGCCTTCTTCCCGAGCGAGGGGTACGTGCATCCGGCCCTGCTGCTGGTCGAGCTGTTCCGCCGCTGCGGGCGCGCCGGTGTCGAGGTGCGCGAGCGGACGCCGGTCGCCGCCATCGAGCCGCAGGGCGAGGGCGCGATCGTGCGGACGACCGACGGCGCGAGCCTCGAGGTCGACACCGTCGTCAGCTGCGTCGGCCGCTGGACCGAGCAGCTCACCGGGATGCTCGGCAGCCCCGTGCCGATGGTCTCGACCGCGGAGGTGGGTGGCGCGGGGGTCGGCTACCTGGCCGTCACCACCCCCGTCCCCGTCGACTTCGCCCCGCTGCTCAGCCACACCGGCCTCAACGTCCGGCCGGCCGGCGGTGGCCGCTTCCTGCTGCAGTCGACCGTGCTCGACGCCGACGCCGACTCCGCCCGCCGCTACGGGCTCGACTCCGAGGTGGCGACGACCCTGCGCGACCGCTTCCGCGCGCTGTTCCGGCACGCCGGCGGCGCCGAGATCGAGTCCTTCGTGGTCGGCCAGCGGGCGATGCCGGCGGACGGCTGGCCCGCGGTCGGCCGCCTCGCACCCGATTCGCCGCTCTACGTCGTCGCCACCCACAGCGGAGTGACGCTCTCGCTCGCGCTGGGAGACTGGGTGGCGCGGGAGATCGACGGCGAGGAGCAGGAGGCGCTCCGCACCTTCCGGCCGGCCCGGCTGCTCGATCCGGCCGCGCGCTTCGCGGCCCCGGTGCCCCGCCTGCCCGGCCAGCAGTGA
- a CDS encoding amino acid ABC transporter ATP-binding protein — MVRLEGVHKSFGSLEVLKGIDLTMEREKVTCLLGPSGSGKSTLLRCINHIERIDSGRVFVDDRLIGYTERDGRFYEMKERLVTRQRQEIGMVFQGFNLFPHLTVEQNIMEGRVGIQRVAPTQARSEAHALLERVGLREKATAYPNQLSGGQKQRVAIARALAMQPKVMLFDEPTSALDPELVGEVLEVMRDLADSGMTMIVVTHEIAFAREVADHVVFMDGGVVVEQGPPEQVLVRPQQPRTRAFLRGVLLEENEIDEGARA, encoded by the coding sequence ATGGTGCGCCTCGAGGGCGTGCACAAGTCGTTCGGCTCGCTCGAGGTGCTCAAGGGCATCGATCTGACGATGGAGCGCGAGAAGGTCACCTGCCTGCTCGGCCCGTCGGGCTCGGGCAAGTCCACGCTGCTGCGCTGCATCAACCACATCGAGCGCATCGACAGCGGGCGCGTCTTCGTCGACGACCGGCTGATCGGCTACACCGAGCGCGACGGCCGCTTCTACGAGATGAAGGAGCGCCTGGTCACGCGGCAGCGCCAGGAGATCGGCATGGTCTTCCAGGGCTTCAACCTCTTCCCGCACCTGACCGTGGAGCAGAACATCATGGAGGGCCGCGTCGGCATCCAGCGTGTCGCTCCCACCCAGGCCCGGAGCGAGGCGCACGCGCTGCTGGAGCGGGTGGGTCTGCGCGAGAAGGCGACGGCCTACCCGAACCAGCTCTCGGGTGGCCAGAAGCAGCGGGTGGCCATCGCCCGGGCCCTGGCCATGCAGCCGAAGGTGATGCTCTTCGACGAGCCGACCTCCGCGCTCGACCCCGAGCTCGTCGGCGAGGTGCTCGAGGTGATGCGCGACCTGGCCGACAGCGGCATGACGATGATCGTGGTCACCCACGAGATCGCCTTCGCCCGCGAGGTCGCCGACCACGTCGTCTTCATGGACGGCGGCGTCGTCGTCGAGCAGGGCCCGCCCGAGCAGGTCCTGGTCCGCCCGCAGCAGCCCCGCACCCGGGCCTTCCTGCGCGGCGTCCTGCTGGAGGAGAACGAGATCGACGAAGGAGCACGCGCATGA
- a CDS encoding amino acid ABC transporter permease, with translation MTDLLPRTQERTAPPAMTVVPVRHWGRRIVAGILLLLLAGFASTVVTNENYHWDVVGQYLFSSRILTGLWHTLELTAISMIVGIALGVLVAIMRESTNPVFSKIAWLYIWFFRGTPLFVQLLFWGYIAALYPTVSIGLPFADGPLVEAEMRELMTPWLAAVLGLSLNEGAYMAEIVRGGLASIDQGQREAGQAMGMTRARILRRIILPQAMRVILPPTGNNVISMLKTTSIVSVVAFPELLYSAQLIYAVNYLTVPLLIVASIWYLLVTTVLTAGQHLLERHFGQGHGPTSAGRTGFWKAAVRLQRRSSGASTPAAAGPTITGGQP, from the coding sequence ATGACGGACCTGCTCCCCCGCACCCAGGAGCGGACCGCGCCGCCCGCGATGACCGTGGTGCCCGTGCGCCACTGGGGCCGCCGGATCGTCGCGGGGATCCTCCTGCTGCTGCTGGCCGGCTTCGCCTCGACGGTGGTCACGAACGAGAACTACCACTGGGACGTCGTCGGGCAGTACCTCTTCTCGTCCCGCATCCTGACCGGGCTCTGGCACACCCTCGAGCTCACCGCGATCTCGATGATCGTCGGCATCGCGCTGGGCGTGCTCGTCGCGATCATGCGGGAGTCGACCAATCCGGTCTTCTCGAAGATCGCGTGGCTCTACATCTGGTTCTTCCGCGGGACTCCGCTCTTCGTGCAGCTGCTCTTCTGGGGCTACATCGCAGCGCTCTACCCGACCGTGTCGATCGGGCTGCCGTTCGCCGACGGCCCGCTCGTCGAAGCCGAGATGCGCGAGCTGATGACGCCGTGGCTCGCGGCGGTGCTCGGACTCAGCCTGAACGAGGGCGCCTACATGGCCGAGATCGTGCGCGGCGGACTCGCCTCCATCGACCAGGGCCAGCGCGAGGCCGGCCAGGCGATGGGGATGACCCGGGCGCGGATCCTGCGCCGGATCATCCTGCCGCAGGCGATGCGGGTGATCCTGCCGCCGACGGGGAACAACGTCATCTCGATGCTGAAGACCACCTCGATCGTGAGCGTCGTCGCCTTCCCCGAGCTCCTCTACTCCGCGCAGCTGATCTACGCCGTCAACTACCTGACCGTGCCGCTGCTGATCGTCGCCTCGATCTGGTACCTGCTCGTCACCACGGTGCTCACCGCCGGTCAGCACCTGCTCGAGCGGCACTTCGGCCAGGGGCACGGGCCCACGAGCGCCGGCCGGACCGGCTTCTGGAAGGCCGCGGTGCGCCTGCAGCGGCGGAGTTCCGGAGCCTCCACCCCCGCCGCCGCAGGACCCACGATCACAGGAGGACAGCCGTGA
- a CDS encoding LLM class flavin-dependent oxidoreductase: MRHGIVILPQEPWSTARRKWQSAEGLGFDHAWTYDHLSWRSLADQVWHATIPTLTAAAVVTETLRLGTFVASPNFRHPVPFAKEIATVDEISGGRFVLGVGSGGTGFDATVLGQELHSPRERHERYVEFVSALDVLLRHEAPGSGGIDLDGAWFTARGARMVGEPAQSPRVPFVLAANGPKGLALVAERAQGWVTTGPEGRSTEEWWAAVAELSQRLDDALEAAGRDPRSIERHLSLDSGPDYSLESVDRYADSSGRAEALGFTDVIAHWPRAEGLYAGDEDVLYEVAARF; the protein is encoded by the coding sequence ATGCGACACGGCATCGTCATCCTCCCGCAGGAGCCCTGGTCCACCGCCCGCCGCAAGTGGCAGTCCGCGGAGGGGCTCGGCTTCGATCACGCCTGGACCTACGACCACCTCTCCTGGCGCTCGCTCGCCGACCAGGTCTGGCACGCGACGATTCCGACGTTGACGGCCGCCGCTGTCGTCACCGAGACGCTGCGGCTGGGCACCTTCGTCGCCTCGCCGAACTTCCGCCACCCGGTGCCGTTCGCGAAGGAGATCGCGACGGTCGACGAGATCTCGGGCGGCCGCTTCGTCCTCGGGGTCGGCTCGGGCGGGACGGGCTTCGACGCGACGGTGCTGGGGCAGGAGCTGCACTCGCCGCGGGAGCGGCACGAGCGCTACGTCGAGTTCGTCTCGGCGCTCGACGTGCTGCTCCGGCACGAGGCTCCGGGCTCGGGCGGCATCGATCTCGACGGCGCGTGGTTCACCGCGCGCGGCGCCCGGATGGTGGGGGAGCCGGCGCAGTCGCCGCGCGTGCCGTTCGTGCTCGCGGCGAACGGGCCGAAGGGCCTCGCGCTCGTGGCCGAGCGGGCGCAGGGCTGGGTGACGACGGGTCCGGAGGGCCGCAGCACCGAGGAGTGGTGGGCGGCGGTCGCCGAGCTCTCGCAGCGCCTCGACGACGCGCTCGAGGCCGCCGGGCGCGACCCGCGTTCGATCGAGCGGCACCTCTCGCTCGACTCCGGGCCGGACTACTCTCTCGAGAGCGTCGACCGCTACGCCGACTCGTCGGGCCGCGCCGAGGCGCTGGGCTTCACCGACGTGATCGCGCACTGGCCGCGTGCCGAAGGGCTGTACGCGGGGGACGAGGACGTGCTCTACGAGGTCGCCGCGCGGTTCTGA
- a CDS encoding MFS transporter, translating into MPLPSPGPSARSWLLVAPSLVVLGWGGNQFLPLMQLYRQLEGYTQTQVTILLAAYVLGIVPGFALAGGWSDRFGRRPVLLAGLVLGILGSVVLACSPASVLGLGVGRFVSGLSVAAGMVVGTAWIKELSIATGASSAGARRASAMLTIGFGGGAGVGGALAQFGPWPTVLPYVVQSAACIAAVAVLLRAPETRAYDSSAGRLTGELSIPRPARARFAAVVLPLAPWVFAAPALSFAVGPSLVAGRLPGLTVGFATLVTVITLGCGWVTQLFSGPLLVLLRGRGALVGGALTALGALLLIPAAVGQELWPVLVAAPVFGCGYGLAMVSGLTASQALVETRELASVTAVYYSVTYAGFLVPAILAALAVALPMPLLLAATALAILACVALATRGLRRQRAGQNRAATS; encoded by the coding sequence GTGCCGCTCCCCTCCCCCGGGCCCTCCGCCCGCTCCTGGCTGCTCGTCGCGCCGTCGCTCGTCGTCCTCGGCTGGGGCGGCAACCAGTTCCTGCCGCTCATGCAGCTCTACCGCCAGCTCGAGGGCTACACGCAGACGCAGGTCACGATCCTGCTCGCCGCCTACGTCCTCGGCATCGTGCCCGGCTTCGCCCTGGCCGGCGGCTGGTCCGACCGCTTCGGCCGCCGGCCGGTGCTGCTCGCCGGCCTCGTGCTGGGGATCCTCGGCAGCGTCGTGCTCGCCTGCTCCCCCGCCTCGGTGCTCGGACTCGGTGTCGGCCGCTTCGTCAGCGGGCTCAGCGTCGCGGCGGGGATGGTCGTCGGCACGGCCTGGATCAAGGAGCTCTCGATCGCGACCGGAGCGTCCTCGGCCGGCGCCCGCCGCGCCTCCGCGATGCTCACCATCGGCTTCGGCGGCGGCGCGGGCGTCGGCGGGGCGCTCGCGCAGTTCGGCCCCTGGCCGACCGTGCTGCCCTACGTCGTGCAGTCGGCGGCCTGCATCGCGGCCGTCGCGGTTCTCCTCCGCGCGCCGGAGACGCGGGCCTACGATTCGTCCGCCGGCCGCCTGACCGGCGAGCTCAGCATCCCGCGCCCCGCCCGCGCCCGCTTCGCCGCCGTCGTCCTGCCGCTCGCACCCTGGGTCTTCGCGGCGCCCGCCCTGTCCTTCGCGGTCGGGCCGAGCCTGGTCGCCGGCCGGCTGCCGGGCCTCACCGTCGGATTCGCGACCCTCGTCACCGTGATCACGCTCGGCTGCGGCTGGGTCACCCAGCTCTTCTCCGGTCCGCTGCTGGTGCTGCTGCGCGGTCGCGGCGCCCTCGTCGGCGGTGCGCTCACCGCCCTCGGCGCCCTGCTGCTGATCCCCGCCGCGGTCGGGCAGGAGCTCTGGCCCGTCCTCGTCGCCGCGCCGGTCTTCGGCTGCGGCTACGGCCTCGCGATGGTCTCCGGCCTCACCGCGTCGCAGGCCCTCGTCGAGACCCGCGAGCTGGCGAGCGTCACCGCCGTCTACTACTCCGTCACCTACGCCGGCTTCCTCGTGCCGGCGATCCTGGCGGCGCTGGCCGTCGCCCTGCCGATGCCGCTGCTGCTCGCGGCGACCGCGCTCGCGATCCTCGCCTGCGTCGCGCTCGCGACCCGTGGACTGCGCCGCCAGCGGGCGGGTCAGAACCGCGCGGCGACCTCGTAG
- a CDS encoding zinc-binding alcohol dehydrogenase family protein, with protein sequence MPSNAAAPNTAARLPSPRADLVVGPAALHEPGPGELLVRNRAVAVNPLDEVKQWTGDLMYRWLPYPSVLGEDVAGEVAAVGPGVDRFAVGDRVVAYAVGMERGRRHDAEGGFQEYTVVRADLAAPIPAQLAYEQAVVLPLAVSTAATALFQRDHLALPHPSAAPVATGRTVVVWGGATSVGSNAIQLAVASGHRVVATASPANHARLRELGADAVLDYRGPSAVADVVAAIGGAEVAGILAVGTGSAEPCVAVAAATGARRVALASPSVSFGSLPRRAGLSLSFARTMSRLVRGNLALQLSARRRGIRARYVWGATLMSNEVGPMLWRDHLPSALADGRHRCAPEPEVVGTGLGAVQGALDRLHAGVSARKLVVLL encoded by the coding sequence GTGCCCTCGAACGCCGCCGCCCCGAACACCGCCGCGCGCCTCCCCTCGCCCCGTGCCGACCTCGTCGTCGGTCCCGCCGCGCTGCACGAGCCCGGGCCGGGCGAGCTGCTCGTGCGCAACCGCGCCGTCGCCGTGAATCCGCTCGACGAGGTCAAGCAGTGGACCGGCGACCTGATGTACCGCTGGCTCCCCTACCCCTCGGTCCTCGGCGAGGACGTCGCCGGCGAGGTCGCCGCCGTCGGTCCGGGGGTCGACCGCTTCGCCGTCGGCGACCGCGTCGTCGCCTATGCGGTCGGGATGGAGCGCGGGCGCCGGCACGACGCCGAGGGCGGCTTCCAGGAGTACACGGTCGTCCGCGCGGACCTCGCCGCGCCGATCCCGGCGCAGCTGGCCTACGAGCAGGCCGTGGTGCTGCCGCTCGCGGTCTCCACCGCCGCGACCGCGCTCTTCCAGAGGGACCACCTGGCGCTGCCCCACCCGTCGGCCGCTCCCGTGGCCACCGGGCGGACGGTCGTCGTCTGGGGCGGCGCCACCAGCGTCGGCAGCAACGCGATCCAGCTCGCCGTCGCCTCCGGGCACCGCGTCGTCGCCACCGCCTCGCCCGCCAACCACGCCCGCCTGCGCGAGCTCGGCGCCGACGCCGTGCTCGACTACCGCGGCCCGAGCGCGGTCGCCGACGTCGTCGCCGCGATCGGCGGCGCGGAGGTGGCGGGGATCCTCGCGGTCGGTACCGGCTCCGCCGAGCCCTGCGTCGCCGTCGCGGCCGCCACCGGCGCCCGCCGCGTCGCCCTGGCCAGCCCCTCCGTCTCCTTCGGCTCGCTGCCGCGCCGCGCGGGGCTCTCCCTGTCCTTCGCGCGGACGATGTCGCGCCTGGTCCGGGGGAACCTCGCGCTCCAGCTCTCCGCGCGCCGCCGCGGCATCCGTGCCCGCTACGTCTGGGGCGCCACCCTGATGAGCAACGAGGTCGGGCCGATGCTCTGGCGCGACCACCTGCCGAGCGCCCTCGCCGACGGCCGGCACCGCTGCGCGCCCGAGCCCGAGGTCGTCGGCACGGGGCTCGGCGCCGTGCAGGGCGCGCTCGACCGGCTGCACGCGGGGGTGTCGGCGCGGAAGCTCGTCGTGCTGCTCTGA
- a CDS encoding TetR/AcrR family transcriptional regulator: MSRWAPDAALRLERAAMELFAEHGYSATTVPSIAERAGLTTRTFFRHFADKRDVLFLREREFPEVVARLLAGAPAGLDPLGLLMHGLETVAAGDLEGWRGEIAARRAVVLSEPALRERELLKSALLTDAMRDALVRAGVPAAEAALAARTAAALFDTALEQWLLASAGTALVVVLREQRARLRRLAG, translated from the coding sequence ATGTCACGCTGGGCCCCCGACGCCGCACTGCGCCTGGAGCGCGCCGCCATGGAGCTGTTCGCCGAGCACGGCTACTCCGCGACGACGGTGCCCTCGATCGCCGAGCGCGCCGGGCTCACGACCCGCACCTTCTTCCGGCACTTCGCCGACAAGCGCGACGTGCTGTTCCTGCGCGAGCGCGAGTTCCCGGAGGTGGTGGCGCGGCTGCTCGCTGGCGCGCCCGCGGGACTCGATCCGCTCGGGCTGCTGATGCACGGGCTCGAGACGGTCGCGGCGGGCGATCTGGAGGGCTGGCGCGGCGAGATCGCGGCGCGCCGGGCCGTCGTGCTGTCCGAGCCGGCGCTGCGCGAGCGCGAGCTGCTGAAGTCGGCGCTGCTCACCGACGCGATGCGCGACGCGCTGGTGCGCGCGGGCGTCCCGGCTGCCGAGGCAGCGCTCGCCGCGCGCACGGCGGCGGCGCTGTTCGACACCGCGCTGGAGCAGTGGCTCCTCGCGTCGGCCGGGACCGCGCTGGTCGTGGTGCTCCGCGAGCAGCGCGCGCGGCTCCGGCGCCTCGCTGGCTAA
- a CDS encoding PPOX class F420-dependent oxidoreductase: MARTVSTTTAVDRDGMLDFVRPRHRMLVATTRADGRPQMSPVSGGVDAEGRLVVSTYPGRAKTRNAERRSATSVLVLSDDWNDAWIQVDGEAEVLHMPEAEDALVDYYRSISGEHPDWDEYRAAMRLQDKSLLRITPTRWSPIATGGFPADVAARLDAPRRDDRA; this comes from the coding sequence ATGGCCAGAACCGTCTCCACCACCACCGCCGTCGACCGCGACGGCATGCTCGACTTCGTGCGACCGCGGCACCGGATGCTCGTCGCCACCACCCGCGCGGACGGCCGGCCGCAGATGTCGCCGGTGTCCGGCGGCGTCGACGCCGAGGGCCGCCTGGTGGTCTCGACCTACCCCGGCCGGGCGAAGACGCGCAATGCCGAGCGCCGCTCCGCGACGTCGGTCCTCGTGCTCTCCGACGACTGGAACGACGCGTGGATCCAGGTCGACGGCGAAGCCGAGGTGCTGCACATGCCGGAGGCGGAGGACGCGCTCGTCGACTACTACCGCAGCATCTCGGGCGAGCACCCGGACTGGGACGAGTACCGCGCGGCGATGCGGCTGCAGGACAAGTCGCTGCTGCGCATCACGCCGACGCGCTGGAGCCCGATCGCGACCGGCGGCTTCCCGGCCGACGTCGCGGCGCGGCTCGACGCCCCTCGCCGCGACGACCGGGCGTGA
- a CDS encoding aromatic acid exporter family protein: MTGPRLTRAGRAWRDAVAGPRLLLALKTAVAVGIAWAVAPHVPGVAEQYPYYAPLGALVSMYPTLMGSAKTGLQTLLGLAAGIGLAVLVVVTVGPTWWTIPLIVGIGVVLSGTGWFGAGREYVPMAALFVLIIGGARAEDYSLGYLVQMAVGVVVGLLVNVVVVPGLTSEAATARVDEFERQLSTHLHDMGTALEETWPPEHEAWSTNGEQLAATAAEVRRALVDGDESRKGNPRALLHRHSSQTDHLRLATLDGTLFHVRDMTAALADTIWDRPGALPFDAELAAPLSAACHAVGDAVVTGDSPEDRSLEPAESAVEELVRAVDARAAATGTSMGPGVLVAIHLRRILVELRRDDPVRARGSRAEG; the protein is encoded by the coding sequence GTGACCGGCCCTCGCCTCACCCGGGCCGGCCGGGCCTGGCGCGACGCGGTCGCCGGCCCGCGGCTGCTCCTCGCGCTGAAGACCGCCGTGGCGGTGGGCATCGCCTGGGCCGTCGCGCCGCACGTGCCGGGAGTCGCGGAGCAGTACCCGTACTACGCACCGCTCGGCGCCCTGGTCAGCATGTACCCGACGCTGATGGGCTCGGCGAAGACCGGGCTGCAGACGCTGCTCGGCCTCGCGGCGGGGATCGGGCTGGCCGTGCTCGTGGTGGTGACGGTCGGGCCGACCTGGTGGACCATCCCGCTGATCGTCGGCATCGGCGTCGTGCTCTCAGGCACCGGCTGGTTCGGCGCCGGTCGCGAGTACGTGCCGATGGCGGCGCTCTTCGTCCTGATCATCGGAGGAGCGCGCGCGGAGGACTACTCGCTCGGCTATCTCGTGCAGATGGCGGTCGGGGTCGTCGTCGGGCTGCTGGTCAACGTCGTCGTCGTCCCGGGGCTCACCTCCGAGGCCGCGACCGCGCGGGTCGACGAGTTCGAGCGCCAGCTCTCGACCCACCTGCACGACATGGGCACCGCCCTGGAGGAGACCTGGCCGCCCGAGCACGAGGCCTGGTCGACCAACGGCGAGCAGCTGGCGGCGACCGCGGCCGAGGTGCGCCGAGCGCTGGTCGACGGCGACGAGAGCCGGAAGGGCAATCCGCGCGCGCTGCTGCACCGGCACAGCTCGCAGACCGACCACCTCCGGCTGGCGACCCTCGACGGGACGCTCTTCCACGTCCGCGACATGACAGCCGCGCTGGCGGACACCATCTGGGACCGCCCGGGCGCGCTGCCGTTCGACGCGGAGCTGGCCGCGCCGCTGAGCGCCGCCTGCCACGCGGTCGGCGACGCGGTCGTGACGGGCGACTCCCCGGAGGACCGCTCCCTCGAGCCTGCGGAGAGCGCCGTCGAGGAGCTCGTGCGCGCGGTCGACGCGCGTGCCGCGGCGACCGGGACGAGCATGGGCCCGGGCGTCCTGGTCGCGATCCACCTCCGCCGCATCCTCGTGGAGCTGCGCAGGGACGACCCCGTGCGAGCTCGAGGATCGCGTGCGGAAGGATGA